The Salvelinus fontinalis isolate EN_2023a chromosome 9, ASM2944872v1, whole genome shotgun sequence genome has a window encoding:
- the pth1a gene encoding parathyroid hormone 1a yields the protein MFPIRGLDIKVVLVSLCILYYSTLSEGRPLRKRSVSEVQLMHNLGEHKHVQLRQDWLQMKLRDIHTASLRNAERVEKVRTRSLLPEDLPDLEELTSNEVKYMLEKLLNAH from the exons ATGTTTCCCATCAGAGGTTTGGACATAAAAGTGGTACTCGTATCACTCTGCATTTTATACTATTCAACGCTATCAGAAGGACGACCATTGAG AAAGAGATCTGTTAGTGAAGTACAACTAATGCACAACCTTGGAGAACACAAGCACGTGCAGTTGAGGCAAGATTGGCTTCAGATGAAACTGAGGGACATCCATACAGCCTCGCTCCGAAATGCAGAGAGAGTGGAGAAAGTGAGAACCAGAAGCCTTCTTCCCGAGGATCTTCCGGATTTGGAGGAGTTAACGTCAAACGAAGTTAAATACATGTTGGAGAAACTCCTCAACGCTCATTGA
- the zgc:162634 gene encoding phosphatidylinositol N-acetylglucosaminyltransferase subunit Y has protein sequence MLSLSTLTVLVPIVSLFGLFYSATVDDNFPQGCTSTSSVCFYSLLLPVTIPVYVFFHLWKWIGIKLFRHN, from the coding sequence ATgttatctctctctaccctcacagTACTGGTTCCTATAGTCTCCCTATTTGGACTTTTCTATTCTGCGACTGTGGATGATAATTTCCCTCAGGGATGTACAAGCACTAGCAGTGTGTGTTTCTACAGTCTTCTGTTACCAGTCACCATCCCAGTCTATGTGTTTTTCCATCTATGGAAGTGGATTGGAATCAAGCTATTCAGACACAATTAG
- the si:ch211-176l24.4 gene encoding uncharacterized protein si:ch211-176l24.4 has protein sequence MEMAERAEMEYTESDTFWDSPRREKKNNKSKKDKCLKKDKTHRTELKEAGIEEKRKTKKSKGNRKKKKKGKVALGLQDSYFLFEGNSASNSPIKPIKSRGKSTVKFAVKHYIQKQEPVPVVSDSVKVPKKKTQRKKKVAFDLFPDYIQAKQPEVVKCCTSTTKGTFPWESPKSDNEINFSGTYQWGEGQENWTEYGKGQTNSQSTAEDANSEDLFITQKKFRVLTSSDHSSSGGTGEANTIKLTRHTKSLIEPKEEPLLWKSTSETATQTENFFTSEISTFLRFHQSCGAAECSEQPTDLSLPNRMRAEMGIHPPSSQRKANEEETSPLLGQKSDTTSSEENDPFWRCKSQVKAVQMRLNESFFFKMKGDGQSPRPQSPLMKLTQARGGKKTKK, from the coding sequence ATGGAGATGGCTGAAAGAGCGGAGATGGAGTACACAGAATCTGACACATTTTGGGATTCACccaggagagaaaaaaaaaataataaatcaaaGAAAGACAAATGTCTAAAAAAGGACAAAACCCACAGGACAGAGTTGAAAGAGGCTGGTATTGAAGAGAAAAGGAAAACCAAAAAGTCCAAAGGTAAtaggaagaagaaaaagaagggaAAAGTAGCCCTGGGATTACAAGATAGCTATTTTCTTTTTGAGGGAAACAGTGCATCAAACTCTCCAATAAAGCCAATTAAGTCTAGGGGAAAGTCCACTGTAaaatttgctgtaaaacattacaTTCAGAAACAGGAACCTGTGCCGGTGGTTAGTGACTCAGTGAAGGTACCCAAGAAGAAGACCCAGAGAAAAAAGAAAGTTGCATTTGATTTATTCCCTGATTACATACAAGCAAAACAGCCAGAAGTAGTCAAGTGTTGCACCTCAACAACCAAAGGCACTTTTCCCTGGGAAAGCCCCAAGAGTGACAATGAGATCAACTTTTCTGGGACTTATCAgtggggagaggggcaagaaAATTGGACAGAGTATGGAAAGGGACAAACCAACTCTCAAAGTACTGCTGAAGATGCCAATAGTGAGGACCTGTTCATAACTCAGAAGAAATTCAGAGTACTAACATCTTCAGATCACTCCAGCAGTGGAGGCACTGGTGAAGCCAACACCATAAAATTGACCAGGCATACCAAGTCACTCATAGAGCCAAAAGAGGAGCCACTGCTCTGGAAGTCAACATCTGAGACAGCCACTCAAACAGAGAACTTCTTTACCTCAGAGATCTCCACATTCCTCAGGTTTCACCAGTCGTGTGGAGCTGCCGAGTGCTCAGAGCAACCTACTGACCTGAGTCTCCCTAACAGGATGAGGGCAGAGATGGGCATACATCCCCCATCATCTCAAAGAAAGGCTAATGAAGAGGAAACCAGCCCCCTACTTGGCCAGAAGTCAGACACAACGTCAAGTGAGGAGAATGACCCATTCTGGCGGTGCAAGAGTCAAGTTAAGGcagttcagatgagactgaatgaaTCTTTCTTCTTTAAGATGAAGGGCGATGGACAGTCCCCAAGACCACAATCTCCCTTGATGAAACTTACACAGGCCCGTGGTGGGAAGAAAACAAAAAAGTAA